The Lycium ferocissimum isolate CSIRO_LF1 chromosome 10, AGI_CSIRO_Lferr_CH_V1, whole genome shotgun sequence genome window below encodes:
- the LOC132033636 gene encoding uncharacterized protein LOC132033636 isoform X3, giving the protein MRWQCGSTWQLNANKFRVEGTLDFEQYLSNVSFKNYHASAPPVVYTLTYDDINLLGDETTEKKAAEAMEAGENSSISLDVKPWDD; this is encoded by the exons ATGAGATGGCAGTGTGGATCGACATGGCAGCTTAATGCCAATAAATTTAGAGTTGAGGGCACTTTAGACTttgagcaatatttaagcaaCGTGTCTTTTAAGAACTACCACGCATCAGCACCACCTGTCGTTTATACTCTCACTTATG ATGATATTAATCTCCTTGGAGACGAGACAACGGAGAAGAAGGCAGCGGAAGCAATGGAGGCTG GTGaaaattcatcaatttcttTGGACGTTAAGCCTTGGGATGACTAA
- the LOC132033636 gene encoding uncharacterized protein LOC132033636 isoform X2 — protein sequence MRWQCGSTWQLNANKFRVEGTLDFEQYLSNVSFKNYHASAPPVVYTLTYDDINLLGDETTEKKAAEAMEAGKVSTKKKESENSSISLDVKPWDD from the exons ATGAGATGGCAGTGTGGATCGACATGGCAGCTTAATGCCAATAAATTTAGAGTTGAGGGCACTTTAGACTttgagcaatatttaagcaaCGTGTCTTTTAAGAACTACCACGCATCAGCACCACCTGTCGTTTATACTCTCACTTATG ATGATATTAATCTCCTTGGAGACGAGACAACGGAGAAGAAGGCAGCGGAAGCAATGGAGGCTGGTAAGGTATCTACTaagaagaaagaga GTGaaaattcatcaatttcttTGGACGTTAAGCCTTGGGATGACTAA
- the LOC132033636 gene encoding uncharacterized protein LOC132033636 isoform X1: MRWQCGSTWQLNANKFRVEGTLDFEQYLSNVSFKNYHASAPPVVYTLTYDDINLLGDETTEKKAAEAMEAGKVKIHQFLWTLSLGMTKSYEEARGGCLQCSDGRAFLGSMHDLLYPFNSLTMP, encoded by the exons ATGAGATGGCAGTGTGGATCGACATGGCAGCTTAATGCCAATAAATTTAGAGTTGAGGGCACTTTAGACTttgagcaatatttaagcaaCGTGTCTTTTAAGAACTACCACGCATCAGCACCACCTGTCGTTTATACTCTCACTTATG ATGATATTAATCTCCTTGGAGACGAGACAACGGAGAAGAAGGCAGCGGAAGCAATGGAGGCTGGTAAG GTGaaaattcatcaatttcttTGGACGTTAAGCCTTGGGATGACTAAATCATATGAAGAAGCAAGAGGAGGTTGTTTGCAATGTTCAGATGGGAGGGCTTTTTTGGGGAGCATGCATGACTTATTATATCCATTCAACTCTTTAACCATGCCCTAA